TCGATCCGGCCGACACGGCCCTCGACGCGGGCCCCGTCACGTACGAGGCGCTCGGCCGCACGAACTACGCGTACCTCGCGCGGCCGAAAGGCATCGCGAGCGCGCCCGTCGTGATGATCATCCACGAGAACAAGGGCCTGCAGCCGCACATCGAGGACGTCGCGCGCCGCATGGCGAAGGCCGGGTACATCGCGCTCGCGCCGGACTTCGTGTCGATCGATCCCGGCAGTCGGGACGGCGGCAGCCGCAAGTACACCGACATCGCGCAGATCTCCGCGATCATCGCGAAGCTCGCGCCGACCGACTCGGCCGCGCACGGCGTGGAGGCCGCGAAGTTCCTGAAGGCGCAGCCGGGCGCGCAGGCGGAGCATTTCGGGATGGTGGGCTTCTGCTGGGGCGGCGGGATGACGTGGACGCTCAGTACCCTCCTGCCGGACCTCAAGGCCGCCGTGCCCTTCTACGGCCCGTCGCCGTCCTTCACGGACATCCCGAAGATCAGGGCGGCCGTGCTCGGCATCTACGGCGGGCTGGACGCCCGCATCACCGGCAACGCGCCCGCCACGGACCAGGCCCTCACGGCGGCCGGTGTGCGGCACGAGTTCAAGGTGTACGACGGCGCGAACCACGCCTTCCACAACGACACGGGCGCCAATTACAACCGCGTGGCCGCCGAGAACGCCTGGGCCAGCACCCTGATCTGGCTGCGCGCCAACCTGTAACCGCCAGTCCCGGTCGCCGGAAACCCCTCCCGAATTTGAAGTGCCCCGGTGGGTGGGAACACTCCCGCCCGCCGGGGCGCTCTGCCGTGGGTCGTCAGTCCAGCAGATCGAGGGTCTGCGCCGCGAAGGTCCGCAGGCAGGCGTTCAGATCCCGGATGCGTTCCGCTCGCGGTTCGCCCTGCGGGGTGAGGTACAGGCCCGCGTTGATCTCCAGCCCGAAGGCGGGCAGGTCCGGGCGGCCGTAGCGGGCGCTGAGGTCGTCGGTGGTCCACGGGTCGCCCACGGCGACGCGCGTCACCTCGGCGTCCTGCAGGACGGGCGCGAAGCTGCGTTCGGCCAGGTCGCGCAGCGGGCCGTGCAGCGCGGCGGGGAAGGTGGGGTGTTCGCCCTCGCCGAGCATCAGCGTGAGGGCGGGGCGCGGCTGGCCGTGGTCCGGGCCGAGCGGCGGGCCGTACATGCTCATGCTGTGCCCGACGAGCAGCAGGCGCGTGCCGGGCAGTTCGGCGCGGACCTGCGCGTCGAAGCTGTCCCAGTAGCGGCGCAGGCGCGTGTCCGTGTCGGGCTGCGTGCCGTGCGGGTAGAGGGGCGTGCGGTCGAAGCCGGTGCGTTTCACGACGCCGTTGTCGCTGTCGTCGCCGCGTTCGCGGTTGAGGTCCACCACGAAACGGCTCCACGGGGCGTTGAGGGTCCTGGCTTCCGGCAGCAGGAACAGCAGGTCGGTGTACGGGTCGCCGTCCAGGAAGATGCGGCGCTGCGCGGCCTCGCGTCTGCGCGTGTCGAAGATGTCGTCGCCGATCATCTGGTGCAGGACGGGTGCGGGCAGCTGGCCGGAGCTGTGGGGCGTCAGGAGGAGCAGCGGCAGGGTCATGCGTCACTGTACCGGCTGCGGCGGGGCGGGGAAGGTGGCCCCTCCGGGTGGGTGGTCTTGCCCTTCAGCTGGCCTGCTGGGGTTGCAGGGCGGCGAGTGGGGGGCTGCCGGCGCGGTGGCCTTTCTGGCAGGCGTGGCACCAGTAGGCCTGGTCGCCGTCGCGGGTGTCGTACAGGTCGAGGGGGCGGTGGCAGTCGGGGCAGACGTGCATCAGGCCGCGTCCGCTGGCCGGGTACGGCTCCGGCGCCTCCCTCGCTCCCTTGCGTATCTTGCGGGTCATATTCTGACACTAGCAGATCGGAGGCGCGGTGGCATGTGAGCCGCCCCATCATCCCGCCCCCGCCGCGCAGACGGGCCCACCCGCCCCCGTGGGAGCGAACGGACCCGCGTGATCCGGCCGAGTGCTCCTCGGCTGGACGTTCTTCGGCGCGTTATTCGGCGACGGCGGTTTCCCGCTCCGTGCCCTTCTCGCCGTCCTTCTCGCCCACCCGGCGCCGCTGGCGCAGCATGGCAGGCTCCTTGTCCAGATCGAACACGAAATGCCTCGGCTTGCGCTCGCGCAGCCACGTCTCCAGCGCCACCAGCCGGGGCCGGAAGCGCAGGAACTCCCGCAGCTGCCGCAGCGGAATGAACTTCGCCTCCTGCACCTCCCGGTCCGGGTCGCGCGGGCCGATCACGCCGCCCGTCTCGCGCCCGAGGTAGAAGAACTGGATGTGGTGCCCCCACGTCTTCGCCTGGAACTCCACCACGAACGCCAGTTCGCGCACCTCGACGTGCAGGCCCGTCTCCTCGTACGTCTCGCGGATCGCGCCCTGCTGCACGAGCTCGCCCGCGTCCAGCCCGCCTTTCGGGAGGCTCCAGCGGCCCTTCTCGCGCACCATCAGGATCTCGTCGCCGCGCAGCACGATGCAGCCCACCCCGATGCGCGGCTCGGCCGGCGGCTTCTTCGGCGCGCGTTTCGGGCCGGGCTGACGCCCGCGCCGTCCCGCCTGCCCGGTACTCTGTCCCCCGTTCGGCACGGGAGCGGGCACGGCGGGCACCGGGGCCGCTGGTGCCTGCTGCGGGCTGCGTGGGGTGCTGCTGCGGCGACGGCGACGGCGACGTCCGGCGCCCGCCGCCTGCGGTTGTTTCTGTTCCTCGCTCATACGCCCCCCCTGCTGATGCCGCTCATACGCCTTCCGGGGCCAGATCGTTGAACCGGACGTGTGAACTGTGGAACTGCAACTTCACCGTGCCGACGGGACCGTTGCGCTGCTTGCCGATGATGATCTCCGCGATGCCCTGCTGGTCCGTCTCCTTGTTGTAGTACTCGTCGCGGTAGATGAACATCACGATGTCCGCGTCCTGCTCGATGGCGCCCGACTCGCGCAGGTCCGACAGCATCGGCCGGTGGTTGGGCCGCTGCTCAACCGCGCGGGACAGCTGCGACAGCACGATGATCGGGACCTCCATCTCGCGCGCGATGCCTTTGAGGCTGCGCGAGATCAGGCTGATCTCCTGCTGGCGGTTCTCGTTGCCGCCGCTGCCGCTCTTGCTGCCGCTCATCAGCTGCAGGTAGTCGATGACCACCAGGCCGAGCTGGCCGTGCTGCGCGGAGATGCGCCGCAGTTTGCTGCGCAGCGCGTTCACGGTCAGGTCTGGCTCGTCGTCGATCACCATCGGCGCTTCGGCGAGGCGGCCCGCGGCGTGCGCGAGGCGCTCGAAGTCCCGTTCGCCCAGCTGGCCGCTGCGGATGCGGTTCATGTCGACGCGGCCCTCGCTGCACAGCATGCGCAGCGCGAGCTGCACGGCGGGCATTTCGAGGCTGAACACCGCGACGACCTTCTCGCCGCGCAGCGCGACGTTCTGCGCGATGGACAGCGCGAAGGCCGTCTTGCCCATGCTGGGGCGGGCCGCGAGGACGT
This genomic interval from Deinococcus aquiradiocola contains the following:
- a CDS encoding dienelactone hydrolase family protein; translated protein: MSEYQQDLFRYVAEEFAEDYEQGELPRREFLRRSVLLGGSVPGARLLLATLGVTGVSAAELAAAQTAAPQNEAATNSYHVDPADTALDAGPVTYEALGRTNYAYLARPKGIASAPVVMIIHENKGLQPHIEDVARRMAKAGYIALAPDFVSIDPGSRDGGSRKYTDIAQISAIIAKLAPTDSAAHGVEAAKFLKAQPGAQAEHFGMVGFCWGGGMTWTLSTLLPDLKAAVPFYGPSPSFTDIPKIRAAVLGIYGGLDARITGNAPATDQALTAAGVRHEFKVYDGANHAFHNDTGANYNRVAAENAWASTLIWLRANL
- a CDS encoding NUDIX hydrolase, whose product is MSEEQKQPQAAGAGRRRRRRRSSTPRSPQQAPAAPVPAVPAPVPNGGQSTGQAGRRGRQPGPKRAPKKPPAEPRIGVGCIVLRGDEILMVREKGRWSLPKGGLDAGELVQQGAIRETYEETGLHVEVRELAFVVEFQAKTWGHHIQFFYLGRETGGVIGPRDPDREVQEAKFIPLRQLREFLRFRPRLVALETWLRERKPRHFVFDLDKEPAMLRQRRRVGEKDGEKGTERETAVAE
- a CDS encoding N-formylglutamate amidohydrolase; translated protein: MTLPLLLLTPHSSGQLPAPVLHQMIGDDIFDTRRREAAQRRIFLDGDPYTDLLFLLPEARTLNAPWSRFVVDLNRERGDDSDNGVVKRTGFDRTPLYPHGTQPDTDTRLRRYWDSFDAQVRAELPGTRLLLVGHSMSMYGPPLGPDHGQPRPALTLMLGEGEHPTFPAALHGPLRDLAERSFAPVLQDAEVTRVAVGDPWTTDDLSARYGRPDLPAFGLEINAGLYLTPQGEPRAERIRDLNACLRTFAAQTLDLLD
- the dnaB gene encoding replicative DNA helicase — encoded protein: MESTPRIPPHNNDAEISVLGSVLLDNDALIQLGDSVVSEMFYREGHRKIFSCMRGLQERGEPVDLVTLSDELRRLNQLDEVGGLSYLIGLSEQVPTAAYAEHYARIVQEKHTLRTLIQASGRVMQLAYEAQLPLEDLLDRSEKLIFEVAEQKKSSEATQAMGDVVHDTFEYITLLHSNKGIPDGVASGFRDLDEQISGLQKGSLNVLAARPSMGKTAFALSIAQNVALRGEKVVAVFSLEMPAVQLALRMLCSEGRVDMNRIRSGQLGERDFERLAHAAGRLAEAPMVIDDEPDLTVNALRSKLRRISAQHGQLGLVVIDYLQLMSGSKSGSGGNENRQQEISLISRSLKGIAREMEVPIIVLSQLSRAVEQRPNHRPMLSDLRESGAIEQDADIVMFIYRDEYYNKETDQQGIAEIIIGKQRNGPVGTVKLQFHSSHVRFNDLAPEGV